In the genome of Anabas testudineus chromosome 4, fAnaTes1.2, whole genome shotgun sequence, one region contains:
- the rad23ab gene encoding RAD23 homolog A, nucleotide excision repair protein b isoform X3 → MVTKPKPAPPPQAAPQPTPQPAVASDPPTVAATSQGAEKEFLTPMPTVSAPTPATQSVPPCESPVPDPENTTLVSAEAAVALDSNTTPDSAPATATAENVASAQASAPEAVQIPSATGDCPAPAAQPEEKPREEPVNQRSATASVHSAASSLVDELGLLEEAASILVTGAAYENLVSEIMSMGYEREPVVAALRASYNNPDRAVEYLLMGIPAEVSDLPPQEPVRQSAPSNTATPATQQPQHPPASSNTGPVSGSQPPFAGGGSVSTGNPLEFLRNQPQFQQMRQIIQQNPALLPALLQQLGRDNPQLLQQITQHQERFVQMLNEPRGGDTGGEGAEAQGSPRTNYIQVTPQEKEAIERLKALGFPEGLVIQAYFACEKNENLAANFLLQQTWDDE, encoded by the exons ATGGTTACTAAG CCTAAACCAGCCCCTCCTCCTCAAGCAGCTCCTCAGCCAACTCCCCAACCTGCTGTAGCATCAGACCCACCCACAGTTGCAGCAACATCACAGGGTGCAGAAAAAGAGTTTTTGACACCAATGCCTACAGTGTCTGCACCCACACCTGCCACACAGTCAGTACCTCCCTGTGAATCCCCAGTCCCAGACCCAGAAAACACCACATTGGTTTCCGCTGAAGCAGCAGTAGCTCTGGACTCAAACACAACCCCAGACTCAGCTCCAGCCACGGCTACAGCTGAAAATGTAGCCTCTGCCCAAGCTTCAGCTCCTGAAGCTGTTCAGATTCCCTCAGCCACTGGTGACTGCCCCGCTCCTGCTGCTCAGCCAGAAGAAAAACCAAGGGAAGAGCCTGTGAATCAACGATCTGCTACTGCTTCAGTCCACTCCGCTGCTTCCAG TCTTGTTGATGAACTTGGTCTCCTTGAAGAAGCGGCGTCAATACTGG TGACAGGTGCTGCCTATGAGAATCTGGTGTCAGAGATTATGTCCATGGGTTATGAGCGAGAGCCAGTAGTTGCTGCACTTAGAGCCAGTTACAACAACCCGGATCGAGCAGTAGAGTATCTTCTAATG GGTATTCCAGCAGAGGTCAGTGATCTGCCACCTCAAGAGCCAGTCAGACAGAGTGCTCCATCCAACACTGCCACTCCTGCTACACAGCAACCACAGCATCCTCCAGCATCCTCTAACA CAGGGCCAGTTTCTGGTAGTCAGCCTCCCTTTGCTGGTGGAGGCTCTGTCTCCACAGGGAATCCTCTGGAGTTTCTGAGGAACCAGCCTCAGTTCCAGCAGATGCGACAGATTATCCAGCAAAACCCGGCCCTCCTACCAGCCCTGCTACAGCAGCTTGGCAGAGACAAcccacagctgctgcag CAAATCACACAGCACCAGGAGCGATTTGTGCAGATGCTGAATGAACCACGAGGTGGTGACACAGGGGGGGAGGGAGCTGAGGCCCAGGGGTCACCACGCACCAACTACATCCAGGTCACTCCACAGGAGAAGGAGGCCATTGAGAGG